A window from Salvia miltiorrhiza cultivar Shanhuang (shh) chromosome 2, IMPLAD_Smil_shh, whole genome shotgun sequence encodes these proteins:
- the LOC131010443 gene encoding ricin B-like lectin R40G3 isoform X2, with protein sequence MDRRHHRPAGGHHHHPAPPVHHHHPPPPPVVHHHPPHHHHPTPVVVFPSPPAPVVVVDHHHHSPPPVDIFSRPSVKMYCKADPTYSLSISHGTVILVRSNPTDPLQHWIKDDKYSMTVRDQEGLPSFALVNKATGQALKHSIGANHPVQLVQYNPNTLDESILWTEKDLGDGYKAVRMVNNIRLNVDALHGERHHGGVHDGSTVVLGEWKKGENQRWRIDYH encoded by the exons ATGGATCGTCGCCACCACCGCCCCGCCGGCGGGCACCACCACCACCCAGCCCCTCCagtccaccaccaccacccaccACCCCCACCTGTAGTACACCACCACCCACCACACCACCACCACCCGACTCCCGTAGTTGTGTTTCCGTCGCCACCTGCTCCCGTGGTGGTGGtagaccaccaccaccactctcCGCCGCCAGTCGACATCTTCAGCAGACCCTCCGTCAAGATGTACTGCAAGGCCGATCCTACCTACTCTCTCTCCATAAGCCACGGCACGGTCATTCTTGTACGCTCAAATCCCACCGACCCCCTCCAG CACTGGATAAAAGATGACAAGTACAGCATGACAGTGAGGGATCAAGAAGGATTGCCAAGTTTTGCTTTGGTCAACAAAGCTACCGGCCAGGCCTTGAAGCATTCTATTGGTGCTAACCACCCT GTGCAACTGGTTCAATACAATCCTAATACTCTTGATGAATCCATCTTGTGGACGGAGAAGGACTTGGGTGATGGCTACAAGGCAGTGCGAATGGTGAACAACATTCGCCTAAATGTCGATGCTCTGCACGGCGAGAGGCATCACGGTGGGGTCCACGATGGCTCCACAGTCGTGCTCGGAGAATGGAAGAAAGGAGAGAACCAGCGTTGGAGGATCGATTACCACT GA
- the LOC131010443 gene encoding ricin B-like lectin R40G3 isoform X1 — protein MDRRHHRPAGGHHHHPAPPVHHHHPPPPPVVHHHPPHHHHPTPVVVFPSPPAPVVVVDHHHHSPPPVDIFSRPSVKMYCKADPTYSLSISHGTVILVRSNPTDPLQHWIKDDKYSMTVRDQEGLPSFALVNKATGQALKHSIGANHPVQLVQYNPNTLDESILWTEKDLGDGYKAVRMVNNIRLNVDALHGERHHGGVHDGSTVVLGEWKKGENQRWRIDYHCK, from the exons ATGGATCGTCGCCACCACCGCCCCGCCGGCGGGCACCACCACCACCCAGCCCCTCCagtccaccaccaccacccaccACCCCCACCTGTAGTACACCACCACCCACCACACCACCACCACCCGACTCCCGTAGTTGTGTTTCCGTCGCCACCTGCTCCCGTGGTGGTGGtagaccaccaccaccactctcCGCCGCCAGTCGACATCTTCAGCAGACCCTCCGTCAAGATGTACTGCAAGGCCGATCCTACCTACTCTCTCTCCATAAGCCACGGCACGGTCATTCTTGTACGCTCAAATCCCACCGACCCCCTCCAG CACTGGATAAAAGATGACAAGTACAGCATGACAGTGAGGGATCAAGAAGGATTGCCAAGTTTTGCTTTGGTCAACAAAGCTACCGGCCAGGCCTTGAAGCATTCTATTGGTGCTAACCACCCT GTGCAACTGGTTCAATACAATCCTAATACTCTTGATGAATCCATCTTGTGGACGGAGAAGGACTTGGGTGATGGCTACAAGGCAGTGCGAATGGTGAACAACATTCGCCTAAATGTCGATGCTCTGCACGGCGAGAGGCATCACGGTGGGGTCCACGATGGCTCCACAGTCGTGCTCGGAGAATGGAAGAAAGGAGAGAACCAGCGTTGGAGGATCGATTACCACTGTAAGTGA